In Streptomyces sp. NBC_00878, a single window of DNA contains:
- a CDS encoding SpoIIE family protein phosphatase: MTEHPTSHERRQPSAARPTAPADPRGALLRTPEPPAQGSPALPAQGRPAEAPALSGSTSAPGGAPASDDQAPPGSPTPSGALSAATGTPAASGTPAGSQGPPAPSGGHGPTGAPAGSGPEHSQPSATEPDPHRPRPAEAIPAQSGAESTAAQSGKERRTGQGTAPGTPMPMRRDGDRLRFVGAATRRIARGIDLDEIVMGLCRATVPTFSDAILVYLRDPLPVGDERPTGPVVLRLRRTDRIPEDRDTEGFLLPALQPEPDLGITAELCTVRPGGALNEVLRGVRPVFADAPAARAALPELIGDDLTVPGGQRAILAPLRGRRRVIGAALFLRRPDRPAFETDDLLVAAQLATHSALGIDKAVLYGREAYIADELQRTMLPETLPRPTGVRLASRYLPAAETARVGGDWYDAIPLPGSRVALVVGDVMGHSMTSAAIMGQLRTTAQTLAGLDLPPQEVLHHLDEQAQRLGTDRMATCLYAVYDPVAHRITIANAGHPPPVLLHLGGRAEVLRVPPGAPIGVGGVDFEAVELDAPAGATLLLYTDGLVESRLRDVWTGIEQLREKLAATAQLTGADHPPPLEALCDEVLDMLGPGDRDDDIALLAARFDGIAPSDVALWHLDPEDSAPGRARRLARKALSRWDLEELTDSLELLVSEVVTNAVRYTSRPVTLRLLRTDVLRCEVGDDVPQLPRLRQARATDEGGRGLYLVNKLARRWGATRLSTGKVVWFELNHG, encoded by the coding sequence GTGACGGAGCACCCCACCTCCCACGAGCGCCGCCAGCCAAGCGCTGCCCGGCCCACCGCCCCCGCGGACCCCCGCGGGGCGCTTCTGCGTACCCCGGAGCCGCCGGCGCAGGGCTCCCCCGCTCTGCCCGCGCAGGGCCGGCCGGCCGAGGCCCCCGCCCTGTCCGGGAGCACGAGTGCGCCCGGTGGTGCGCCCGCTTCCGACGACCAGGCCCCGCCCGGCTCTCCCACGCCCTCAGGCGCCCTCTCCGCGGCCACGGGAACGCCCGCCGCGTCCGGGACCCCGGCGGGCAGCCAGGGCCCGCCCGCGCCCTCCGGCGGCCACGGCCCGACCGGCGCGCCCGCCGGCTCGGGGCCCGAGCACTCCCAGCCGTCGGCCACGGAGCCCGATCCGCACCGCCCGCGGCCCGCGGAGGCCATCCCGGCCCAGTCGGGTGCCGAGTCGACCGCCGCCCAGAGCGGCAAGGAGCGGCGTACGGGCCAGGGCACGGCGCCGGGCACTCCGATGCCCATGCGCCGGGACGGCGACCGGCTGCGCTTCGTGGGGGCCGCCACCCGGCGGATCGCCCGCGGTATCGACCTCGACGAGATCGTGATGGGCCTGTGCCGGGCCACCGTGCCGACCTTCTCGGACGCGATCCTCGTCTATCTGCGCGACCCGCTGCCGGTCGGCGACGAACGGCCCACCGGGCCCGTCGTGCTGCGGCTGCGGCGTACGGACCGGATTCCGGAGGACCGGGACACCGAGGGCTTCCTGCTGCCCGCGCTGCAGCCCGAGCCCGACCTCGGGATCACCGCCGAGCTGTGCACCGTACGGCCCGGTGGCGCGCTGAACGAGGTGCTGCGCGGCGTACGGCCGGTCTTCGCGGACGCGCCCGCCGCGCGGGCCGCGCTGCCCGAGCTGATCGGTGACGACCTGACCGTGCCGGGCGGCCAGCGGGCGATCCTCGCCCCGCTGCGCGGGCGTCGGCGCGTGATCGGCGCCGCGCTGTTCCTGCGCCGCCCGGACCGGCCGGCCTTCGAGACGGACGACCTGCTCGTCGCGGCCCAGCTCGCCACGCACAGCGCGCTCGGCATCGACAAGGCGGTGCTGTACGGGCGCGAGGCGTACATCGCGGACGAGTTGCAGCGCACGATGCTGCCCGAGACGCTGCCCCGGCCGACAGGTGTGCGGCTGGCGTCCCGGTATCTTCCGGCCGCCGAGACGGCACGGGTGGGCGGCGACTGGTACGACGCGATCCCGTTGCCCGGCAGCCGGGTCGCCCTCGTCGTCGGTGACGTCATGGGCCACTCCATGACCTCGGCCGCGATCATGGGCCAGCTGCGGACGACCGCGCAGACCCTCGCCGGTCTCGACCTGCCCCCGCAGGAGGTCCTGCACCACCTGGACGAGCAGGCCCAGCGGCTCGGCACCGACCGCATGGCGACCTGCCTGTACGCGGTGTACGACCCGGTCGCGCACCGCATCACCATCGCCAACGCGGGCCATCCCCCGCCCGTCCTGCTGCACCTGGGCGGCCGGGCCGAGGTGCTGCGCGTACCGCCGGGCGCCCCCATCGGCGTGGGCGGCGTGGACTTCGAGGCGGTCGAGCTGGACGCGCCCGCCGGTGCCACACTGCTGCTGTACACCGACGGTCTGGTCGAGTCGCGGCTGCGTGACGTGTGGACCGGGATAGAGCAGCTGCGCGAGAAGCTCGCCGCCACCGCGCAGCTGACCGGCGCCGACCATCCGCCGCCCCTTGAGGCGCTGTGCGACGAGGTGCTCGACATGCTCGGCCCGGGCGACCGGGACGACGACATCGCACTGCTCGCCGCCCGCTTCGACGGGATCGCGCCGAGCGATGTCGCGCTCTGGCATCTGGACCCCGAGGACTCGGCGCCCGGCCGGGCCCGTCGGCTGGCCCGCAAGGCGCTCTCCCGCTGGGACCTGGAAGAGCTCACCGACTCCCTGGAGCTGCTCGTCAGCGAGGTCGTGACGAACGCCGTGCGCTACACGTCACGGCCCGTCACGCTGCGCCTGCTCCGTACGGACGTGCTGCGCTGCGAGGTCGGTGACGACGTGCCGCAGCTGCCGCGGCTGCGGCAGGCGCGGGCCACGGACGAGGGCGGCCGCGGTCTCTACCTGGTGAACAAACTGGCCAGACGGTGGGGAGCGACCCGGCTCAGCACGGGAAAGGTGGTCTGGTTCGAGTTGAACCACGGCTGA